In Phyllopteryx taeniolatus isolate TA_2022b chromosome 1, UOR_Ptae_1.2, whole genome shotgun sequence, the following proteins share a genomic window:
- the LOC133487144 gene encoding E3 SUMO-protein ligase ZBED1-like isoform X4, protein MAESQEETVRKRQRMSKVWDHFILKKEDRKVQCVYCNVDLAYHNSTTVMMQHLIRKHPVSVSSTSIASDTSTSQRPIDGVVRPTPSCTVEEADLLTESILKMLVTDMHPLSMVEDKGFKKMISAFNPNYSMPSRLHFTSLMEMKHQQITEKLKTVLQDMECVALTIDIWTSDATEGYLRVACHFLGEAWEMKSFSLTAMPLKESHTAANIADWLEETTDKFHIPFPKVKAVIHNNGADVVAAAVILKERHGWASVRCSGHTLNLVVQSALTNCKTIANCVASARTLVEHIKKSELACTKLKEKQQQMGMPTIMLIRDVSTRWNSTYRMLSRLLGQRWPVTAALSDPAVNSSAEHHHPDLKPEHWNLSEELTRVLGPFERVTEFLHGEQYVTLSALPQLVHNLKKVTLSSTFETAPVTAFQAQVAEQITERWQELFLFQPEAPNTVVLAAALDPRFRKLKFLPAEDVFKVQSTIQSMALAVKKEERRLNESGNEATTTLEGRSAPKKDGSFVNSILDSSSDSNTSDEEGNAQKGKLQLIGCFGAKNWNKYRDFLPTVCGEHSGGVS, encoded by the exons ATGGCGGAGTCTCAGGAGGAAACAGTTCGTAAAAGGCAGCGAATGTCCAaggtttgggatcatttcatacttaaaaaagaagatagaaaagtgcaatgtgtctacTGCAACGTAGACCTTGCGTACCACAACAGCACGACTGTGATGATGCAACATCTGATCCGAAAGCATCCCGTTAGCGTTAGCTCAACAAGCATTGCCTCTGACACAAG CACATCACAGCGGCCCATAGACGGCGTTGTTCGCCCAACTCCATCATGCACTGTTGAAGAAGCCGACTTGCTAACAGAGAGCATTTTGAAAATGCTGGTCACTGATATGCACCCATTGTCCATGGTGGAGGACAAGGGATTTAAAAAGATGATTTCAGCTTTCAACCCGAACTACAGCATGCCATCAAGACTTCATTTCACAAGTCTAATGGAGATGAAGCACCAACAAATAACAGAGAAATTGAAAACTGTCCTTCAGGACATGGAGTGTGTTGCATTGACCATTGACATCTGGACTAGTGATGCCACAGAGGGTTATCTCAGGGTGGCCTGTCACTTCTTGGGGGAAGCTTGGGAGATGAAGTCCTTCTCTCTAACAGCAATGCCTCTCAAAGAGAGTCACACAGCTGCCAATATTGCAGATTGGCTGGAGGAGACAACTGACAAATTTCATATTCCATTCCCTAAGGTGAAGGCAGTTATCCATAATAATGGGGCCGATGTCGTGGCAGCAGCCGTCATTTTGAAGGAAAGGCATGGCTGGGCTTCTGTGAGGTGCTCTGGGCACACACTGAATTTAGTTGTACAGAGCGCACTTACAAACTGTAAAACCATTGCTAATTGTGTGGCTTCTGCGAGAACCCTGGTTGAACACATCAAGAAGAGTGAACTGGCCTGTACCAAACTTAAAGAGAAGCAGCAACAAATGGGAATGCCAACAATAATGTTGATTCGGGATGTAAGTACGAGGTGGAACAGCACGTATCGCATGTTGTCCAGGCTCCTTGGACAAAGATGGCCCGTGACTGCAGCGCTTTCTGATCCTGCAGTAAATTCAAGTGCCGAACACCACCACCCGGATCTAAAGCCAGAGCATTGGAACCTCAGTGAGGAGCTGACTCGGGTCCTTGGGCCATTTGAAAGAGTAACAGAGTTTCTGCATGGGGAACAATACGTTACTCTCTCTGCTCTTCCACAGCTAGTCCACAACCTAAAGAAAGTCACACTGAGTTCAACATTTGAAACTGCCCCAGTAACTGCATTCCAGGCTCAAGTGGCAGAACAGATCACAGAGAGGTGGCAAgaactgtttttatttcaacCTGAAGCTCCGAACACTGTCGTCCTGGCTGCTGCCTTGGACCCAAGGTTTAGAAAACTGAAGTTCTTGCCTGCTGAAGATGTGTTTAAGGTCCAAAGTACAATTCAATCCATGGCACTAGCTGTTAAAAAGGAAGAAAGGCGGTTAAAtgaaagcggaaatgaagccaCCACAACATTAGAAGGCCGTTCAGCTCCCAAAAAAGATGGCTCATTCGTCAACAGTATACTGGATTCGTCATCAGACTCCAACACCAGTGATGAGGAGG GAAATGCGCAAAAGGGCAAGTTGCAACTAATAGGCTGTTTTGGAGCCAAGAACTGGAATAAATACCG
- the si:ch211-148l7.4 gene encoding zinc finger protein 883, whose product MSGASGSMVFRHTAKLCMHRKEKHSLKSYRETSSVSETQPTAGKRRRKNAYPCRICGKLFLHHLSLNAHYTATSCLSAIKKAQATGNDTNLPDHRPNDKVKASLAQGKTLRTGPGRPRQEEEEEDLVEAEGEFPCPSCTEVFSLQSQLRDHVELHNASMVRRECSVCTEEMDTFERPASRRQRFYHCVPCQEGFSALDSFLEHCQEHLQARDEEEDCVTEGSKHQASKA is encoded by the coding sequence ATGAGTGGCGCTTCCGGCAGCATGGTCTTCAGGCACACCGCTAAACTGTGCATGCACAGGAAAGAGAAGCACAGCTTAAAATCATATAGGGAGACGTCGTCAGTGAGCGAGACGCAGCCGACAGCAGGCAAGCGCAGGCGAAAAAATGCGTATCCATGCAGAATATGCGGCAAACTCTTCCTCCATCATCTGTCTCTAAATGCACACTACACTGCGACTTCGTGTCTCAGTGCAATCAAAAAAGCTCAGGCCACAGGAAACGACACCAACTTACCAGACCACAGACCAAACGATAAAGTAAAAGCCAGCCTGGCACAGGGCAAGACTTTACGGACTGGTCCCGGGAGGCCCaggcaggaggaggaagaggaggacctAGTAGAAGCTGAAGGAGAGTTCCCGTGCCCCTCCTGCACTGAGGTTTTTTCCCTGCAGTCGCAGCTGAGGGACCATGTGGAGCTCCACAACGCATCCATGGTAAGGAGAGAGTGCAGTGTGTGCACGGAGGAGATGGACACCTTTGAGCGGCCAGCATCAAGGAGGCAGCGCTTCTACCACTGTGTGCCCTGTCAGGAGGGCTTCTCAGCACTGGACTCCTTCCTAGAGCACTGTCAGGAGCACCTGCAAGCCagggatgaagaggaggattGTGTCACGGAGGGCTCCAAACATCAGGCCAGCAAAGCCTGA
- the snrpg gene encoding small nuclear ribonucleoprotein G, translating to MSKAHPPELKKFMDKKLSLKLNGGRHVQGILRGFDPFMNLVVDDSLEMGPGGQQHSIGMVVIRGNSIIMLEALERV from the exons atgagCAAAGCACACCCTCCCGAGCTGAAAAA GTTCATGGACAAGAAGCTTTCGC tcAAGTTAAATGGAGGCAGACATGTACAGGGCATCCTTCGAGGGTTTGACCCCTTTATGAACCTGGTGGTGGATGACTCTCTGGAAATGGGACCAGGAGGACAACAACATAGCATCGGCATGGTG GTCATCCGAGGTAACAGCATCATCATGTTGGAGGCCTTGGAGAGAGTATGA
- the LOC133487144 gene encoding E3 SUMO-protein ligase ZBED1-like isoform X3, which translates to MAESQEETVRKRQRMSKVWDHFILKKEDRKVQCVYCNVDLAYHNSTTVMMQHLIRKHPVSVSSTSIASDTSTSQRPIDGVVRPTPSCTVEEADLLTESILKMLVTDMHPLSMVEDKGFKKMISAFNPNYSMPSRLHFTSLMEMKHQQITEKLKTVLQDMECVALTIDIWTSDATEGYLRVACHFLGEAWEMKSFSLTAMPLKESHTAANIADWLEETTDKFHIPFPKVKAVIHNNGADVVAAAVILKERHGWASVRCSGHTLNLVVQSALTNCKTIANCVASARTLVEHIKKSELACTKLKEKQQQMGMPTIMLIRDVSTRWNSTYRMLSRLLGQRWPVTAALSDPAVNSSAEHHHPDLKPEHWNLSEELTRVLGPFERVTEFLHGEQYVTLSALPQLVHNLKKVTLSSTFETAPVTAFQAQVAEQITERWQELFLFQPEAPNTVVLAAALDPRFRKLKFLPAEDVFKVQSTIQSMALAVKKEERRLNESGNEATTTLEGRSAPKKDGSFVNSILDSSSDSNTSDEEGNAQKGKLQLIGCFGAKNWNKYRQLQKRTIDSVFVQGITQQFRQYTKDQRFPPYCLWRTQWRCILAGQEMLHTGPR; encoded by the exons ATGGCGGAGTCTCAGGAGGAAACAGTTCGTAAAAGGCAGCGAATGTCCAaggtttgggatcatttcatacttaaaaaagaagatagaaaagtgcaatgtgtctacTGCAACGTAGACCTTGCGTACCACAACAGCACGACTGTGATGATGCAACATCTGATCCGAAAGCATCCCGTTAGCGTTAGCTCAACAAGCATTGCCTCTGACACAAG CACATCACAGCGGCCCATAGACGGCGTTGTTCGCCCAACTCCATCATGCACTGTTGAAGAAGCCGACTTGCTAACAGAGAGCATTTTGAAAATGCTGGTCACTGATATGCACCCATTGTCCATGGTGGAGGACAAGGGATTTAAAAAGATGATTTCAGCTTTCAACCCGAACTACAGCATGCCATCAAGACTTCATTTCACAAGTCTAATGGAGATGAAGCACCAACAAATAACAGAGAAATTGAAAACTGTCCTTCAGGACATGGAGTGTGTTGCATTGACCATTGACATCTGGACTAGTGATGCCACAGAGGGTTATCTCAGGGTGGCCTGTCACTTCTTGGGGGAAGCTTGGGAGATGAAGTCCTTCTCTCTAACAGCAATGCCTCTCAAAGAGAGTCACACAGCTGCCAATATTGCAGATTGGCTGGAGGAGACAACTGACAAATTTCATATTCCATTCCCTAAGGTGAAGGCAGTTATCCATAATAATGGGGCCGATGTCGTGGCAGCAGCCGTCATTTTGAAGGAAAGGCATGGCTGGGCTTCTGTGAGGTGCTCTGGGCACACACTGAATTTAGTTGTACAGAGCGCACTTACAAACTGTAAAACCATTGCTAATTGTGTGGCTTCTGCGAGAACCCTGGTTGAACACATCAAGAAGAGTGAACTGGCCTGTACCAAACTTAAAGAGAAGCAGCAACAAATGGGAATGCCAACAATAATGTTGATTCGGGATGTAAGTACGAGGTGGAACAGCACGTATCGCATGTTGTCCAGGCTCCTTGGACAAAGATGGCCCGTGACTGCAGCGCTTTCTGATCCTGCAGTAAATTCAAGTGCCGAACACCACCACCCGGATCTAAAGCCAGAGCATTGGAACCTCAGTGAGGAGCTGACTCGGGTCCTTGGGCCATTTGAAAGAGTAACAGAGTTTCTGCATGGGGAACAATACGTTACTCTCTCTGCTCTTCCACAGCTAGTCCACAACCTAAAGAAAGTCACACTGAGTTCAACATTTGAAACTGCCCCAGTAACTGCATTCCAGGCTCAAGTGGCAGAACAGATCACAGAGAGGTGGCAAgaactgtttttatttcaacCTGAAGCTCCGAACACTGTCGTCCTGGCTGCTGCCTTGGACCCAAGGTTTAGAAAACTGAAGTTCTTGCCTGCTGAAGATGTGTTTAAGGTCCAAAGTACAATTCAATCCATGGCACTAGCTGTTAAAAAGGAAGAAAGGCGGTTAAAtgaaagcggaaatgaagccaCCACAACATTAGAAGGCCGTTCAGCTCCCAAAAAAGATGGCTCATTCGTCAACAGTATACTGGATTCGTCATCAGACTCCAACACCAGTGATGAGGAGG GAAATGCGCAAAAGGGCAAGTTGCAACTAATAGGCTGTTTTGGAGCCAAGAACTGGAATAAATACCG
- the tbc1d22b gene encoding TBC1 domain family member 22B, with the protein MATENRINFWRRNAKVPGSVQPVYGAQHPPLDPCLRRSYPKDTKLKLNNLKSKKTSSFHEFARSTNDAWDIDDDEEDDDFLGSPTLCSSLPSEMQSAFTQKQTHDAAAVTQSGISQTTEEETEREVVNSKVIKSNSEVHLSTSSVRATLQKQHSLPVRPIIPLVARISDQNASGAPPMTVREKSRLDKFKQLLASANTDLEELRKHSWSGIPREVRPITWRLLSGYLPANKERRELVLKRKREEYFGFIVQYYHSRTDEHYKDTYRQIHIDIPRTNPLIPLFQQPVVQEVFERILFIWAIRHPASGYVQGINDLVTPFFVVFLSEFVMEDMENFEVAALSLEIQRNIEADSFWCMSKLLDGIQDNYTFAQPGIQNKVKALEELVSRIDEDIHNHFKKYEVEYLQFAFRWMNNLLMRELPLRCTIRLWDTYQAEAEGFSHFHLYVCAAFLIEWRKEILSMVDFQGLLILLQNLPTIHWGNEEVGLLLAEAYRLKYMFADAPSHYKR; encoded by the exons TGTGCAGCCTGTTTATGGAGCacagcatcctcctctcgacCCATGTCTGCGACGCTC GTATCCCAAAGACACAAAGCTGAAGTTAAACAATCTCAAATCTAAAAAGACATCAAGCTTCCATGAGTTTGCACGGAGCACAAATGATGCTTGGGACATTGATGACGACGAGGAGGATGACGATTTCCTTGGTAGCCCTACCCTGTGTTCTTCCCTGCCATCGGAAATGCAGTCTGCATTCACTCAGAAGCAG ACGCACGATGCGGCTGCTGTCACACAAAGTGGGATTTCACAAACAACAGAGGAGGAAACTGAGCGCGAGGTTGTAAACAGCAAGGTGATCAAGTCAAACAGCGAGGTCCACCTTAGTACATCCTCAG TTCGCGCCACACTGCAGAAGCAGCATTCTCTCCCAGTTCGACCCATCATCCCTCTGGTGGCTCGCATTTCAGACCAGAATGCATCAGGAGCCCCTCCCATGACCGTGCGGGAAAAGAGCCGGCTGGACAAATTCAAGCAACTGCTGGCTAGTGCCAACACTGACCTTG AGGAGCTGCGGAAGCACAGCTGGTCAGGCATACCAAGGGAAGTCCGTCCTATCACATGGAGGCTTCTCTCT GGTTACCTGCCGGCCAACAAGGAGCGCAGAGAGCTTGTGCTCAAAAGGAAGCGAGAGGAGTACTTTGGCTTCATTGTGCAATATTACCACTCCAGAACGGATGAGCACTACAAAGACACATACCGACAG ATTCACATCGACATTCCGAGGACCAACCCTCTGATTCCATTGTTCCAGCAGCCTGTAGTGCAAGAG GTGTTTGAGCGTATCCTCTTCATCTGGGCAATTCGACACCCAGCCAGTGGCTACGTCCAGGGGATCAATGATCTAGTCACGCCCTTTTTTGTTGTCTTCCTGTCTGAGTTTGTCA TGGAGGACATGGAGAACTTTGAAGTGGCTGCTCTTTCTCTGGAGATTCAGAGAAACATTGAGGCAGACAGCTTCTGGTGTATGAGCAAACTGTTGGACGGAATACAG GACAATTACACCTTCGCTCAGCCAGGAATCCAGAACAAAGTCAAAGCTTTAGAAGAGCTTGTCAGTCGGATCGATG AGGACATTcacaatcatttcaaaaagtaTGAGGTGGAATATCTGCAGTTTGCTTTCCGTTGGATGAACAATCTGTTGATGAGGGAGCTGCCACTGCGTTGCACAATCCGTCTCTGGGATACATACCAG GCTGAAGCAGAAGGGTTCTCCCACTTTCACTTGTATGTCTGTGCCGCTTTCCTCATTGAGTGGCGCAAAGAAATTCTCTCCATGGTTGACTTTCAG GGCCTTCTTATACTACTGCAGAACCTTCCCACAATCCACTGGGGTAACGAAGAAGTAGGCCTTCTTCTGGCTGAAGCTTACAGACTGAAATACATGTTCGCGGATGCTCCCAGCCACTATAAGAgatag